Proteins encoded by one window of Candidatus Eisenbacteria bacterium:
- a CDS encoding helix-hairpin-helix domain-containing protein: protein MLSRREVRAVAGLIVLVLIGCLWDLWTLWRLGPVAPPDRAPVRERVPHDSLPAPSVPPHAPGGRIDLNRADAAELDRLPGIGPVLASRIVAYRSQIGGFHSPDELLGVRGIGPRLLERILPDLLVEGRPTGSPGTRSDSVQFARP, encoded by the coding sequence TTGCTGTCGCGTCGCGAGGTCCGCGCAGTGGCGGGCCTGATCGTGCTGGTGTTGATCGGCTGCCTATGGGACCTGTGGACGTTGTGGCGGCTCGGCCCCGTTGCGCCCCCCGACCGAGCACCCGTGAGGGAGCGAGTGCCGCACGACTCGCTTCCGGCTCCGTCCGTCCCGCCGCATGCCCCGGGTGGTCGCATCGACCTCAATCGCGCGGATGCGGCCGAGCTGGATCGCCTGCCCGGCATTGGTCCGGTGCTCGCGAGTCGCATCGTCGCCTACCGATCGCAGATCGGCGGCTTTCACTCACCCGACGAGCTGCTCGGAGTGCGGGGGATCGGGCCGCGATTGCTGGAGCGCATCCTGCCGGACCTATTAGTAGAGGGGCGGCCAACCGGCTCGCCGGGCACGCGCTCCGACAGCGTGCAATTCGCACGGCCGTGA